A window of the Stigmatella aurantiaca genome harbors these coding sequences:
- a CDS encoding serine/threonine-protein kinase codes for MLAHVEQCVGCQRALAAGASSRPDLVTEAEPGEELMPGATVSRYVVLERIGQGAMGVVYAARDPHLARRVALKVLRPEGHRVEALQRRLLREAQALARLSDPHVIAVHDVGTSGDRVFLAMDLVEGCTLAEWLREPRGWREVLRVFREAGQGLAAAHAAGLVHRDFKPANVLIGRDGRVRVTDFGLALCQEAPGPWEGGGSGEDSGLALTRTGALLGTPAYMAPELLEGRFADALSDQFGFCVALYEALYGQRPFEGHSLEELGQSARAGRVGRSARGSQVPAWVRRVVLQGLSPQPGQRFASMEALLEALRKGRSRHTRLWAMGALTLAGLLGMGVEHKVHQREARCRQEVERLGAAWNPERRERAREAFRAVGTPYALAAWQHASMQLEAYASRWRTLRAEACLQEERGATGPSQSAVCLDARLWRLASVTGVLERADARTAQNAQQLVASLEDLSECADAPARPGPPLPPEGIRPQVDAARRTLTEAQALLDAGRYAEGLAVTEALLQLLPGLDYRPLEAEVRLVHGRLQGLEGALPKAEESLYKALWAAEAGRDEVLAARAWIFLLWTVGEQGGRTGDAEKLVQHARAAVEGLGRERFPAIATDLNLRLGILRLNQGLLEQADKELRQGLTLSREALGADNLLTSYLVSSLGRVRSRQGRHAEALALYREAWEMRERLWGSEHPVLALHLNNIAIELLALGQREEAVATWRRSLRLLEANRPPGHPSFVAPLTNLASVQRSLGQLDEARQSLERALLIAERSKGQDHPLTASVLSELGKVAQDSHRLGEALTYHQEAVRRVQRALGPDTPRAAAPQTALGEAYLQAGNPREARRELTRALRLWEAETGTEGASVSVALRPLAELERGQGAFHRALEHCARALEVDERVQGREAPDVALDLACLAEVHLAQGESARALPLLERALTLHTRAPKDPLEEGWASFLLARALWAQRGEAERARARALAEAARSQMEGLGLRARERARQVVAWQRQVEAR; via the coding sequence GTGCTGGCCCACGTGGAGCAGTGCGTGGGCTGCCAGCGCGCCCTGGCCGCGGGCGCCAGCTCCCGGCCGGACCTTGTGACGGAGGCGGAGCCCGGGGAGGAGTTGATGCCCGGGGCCACGGTGTCGCGCTACGTGGTGCTGGAGCGGATTGGCCAGGGCGCCATGGGCGTCGTGTACGCGGCGAGGGATCCGCACCTGGCCCGGCGCGTGGCCCTCAAGGTGCTGCGCCCGGAGGGGCACCGGGTGGAGGCGCTGCAGCGGCGGCTCCTGCGGGAGGCGCAGGCGCTGGCCCGGCTCTCGGATCCCCATGTCATCGCGGTGCACGACGTGGGCACGAGCGGGGACCGCGTCTTCCTGGCGATGGATCTGGTGGAGGGCTGCACGCTGGCGGAGTGGCTGCGGGAGCCCCGCGGCTGGAGGGAGGTGCTGCGCGTCTTCCGGGAGGCGGGGCAGGGGCTGGCCGCCGCGCACGCCGCGGGGCTGGTGCACCGGGACTTCAAGCCCGCCAACGTCCTCATCGGGCGGGATGGGCGCGTGCGGGTGACCGACTTCGGCCTGGCCCTCTGCCAGGAGGCGCCGGGGCCGTGGGAGGGGGGCGGGTCCGGGGAGGACTCGGGCCTGGCGCTCACCCGCACGGGGGCGCTGCTGGGCACGCCGGCCTACATGGCCCCGGAGCTGCTGGAGGGCCGGTTCGCGGATGCCCTCTCGGATCAATTCGGCTTCTGCGTGGCCCTGTACGAGGCGCTCTACGGCCAGCGGCCCTTCGAAGGGCACAGTCTGGAGGAGCTGGGCCAGTCCGCCCGCGCGGGCCGGGTGGGGCGGAGCGCGCGGGGCTCGCAGGTGCCCGCCTGGGTCCGGCGGGTGGTGCTCCAGGGGTTGAGCCCCCAGCCCGGGCAGCGCTTCGCCTCCATGGAGGCCTTGCTGGAGGCGTTGCGGAAGGGGCGCTCCCGGCACACGCGGCTCTGGGCGATGGGGGCGCTCACGCTGGCGGGCCTGCTGGGCATGGGGGTGGAGCACAAGGTGCACCAGCGGGAGGCGCGCTGCCGCCAGGAGGTGGAGCGGCTCGGCGCGGCGTGGAACCCCGAGCGGCGGGAGCGGGCGCGCGAGGCCTTCCGGGCGGTGGGCACGCCCTATGCCCTCGCGGCCTGGCAGCACGCGTCCATGCAACTGGAGGCCTATGCCTCGCGCTGGCGCACGCTGCGTGCCGAGGCGTGCCTCCAGGAGGAGCGGGGCGCCACGGGCCCGTCCCAGTCCGCCGTGTGCCTCGATGCCCGGCTCTGGCGGCTCGCCTCCGTGACGGGGGTGCTGGAGCGGGCGGACGCGCGGACGGCGCAGAACGCGCAGCAACTGGTGGCCTCGCTGGAGGACCTCTCGGAGTGCGCGGACGCACCGGCGCGGCCCGGGCCCCCCCTGCCCCCGGAGGGAATCCGGCCCCAGGTGGACGCGGCGCGGCGGACGCTGACCGAGGCCCAGGCGCTGCTGGACGCGGGCCGGTACGCCGAAGGGCTCGCGGTGACGGAGGCCCTGCTTCAGCTCCTGCCCGGGCTGGACTACCGCCCGCTGGAGGCGGAGGTGCGCCTCGTTCATGGCCGGCTTCAGGGCCTGGAGGGCGCGCTCCCGAAGGCCGAGGAGAGCCTCTACAAGGCCCTGTGGGCCGCCGAGGCTGGCCGGGATGAGGTGCTGGCCGCGCGCGCGTGGATCTTCCTCCTCTGGACGGTGGGGGAGCAGGGCGGGCGGACGGGCGACGCGGAGAAGCTGGTGCAGCATGCGCGCGCCGCGGTGGAGGGGCTGGGGCGCGAGCGCTTCCCGGCCATCGCCACGGACCTGAACCTGCGCCTGGGCATCCTGCGGCTGAACCAGGGGTTGCTGGAGCAGGCGGACAAGGAGCTCCGTCAGGGGCTGACGCTCTCGCGGGAAGCGCTGGGCGCGGACAACCTGCTCACCTCCTATCTGGTCTCCAGCCTGGGCCGGGTCCGCTCCCGCCAGGGCCGCCACGCGGAAGCCCTGGCGCTGTACCGGGAGGCCTGGGAGATGCGGGAGCGCCTCTGGGGGAGTGAGCACCCCGTCCTGGCCCTCCACCTCAACAACATCGCCATCGAACTGCTGGCGCTGGGGCAGCGCGAGGAGGCGGTTGCCACCTGGCGCCGCTCCTTGAGGCTCCTGGAGGCGAACCGTCCGCCTGGGCACCCCAGCTTCGTGGCGCCGCTGACGAACCTCGCCTCGGTGCAGCGGAGCCTGGGGCAGCTCGACGAGGCGCGGCAGAGCCTGGAACGGGCGCTGCTCATCGCCGAGCGCAGCAAGGGGCAGGACCACCCGCTCACGGCGAGCGTGCTCAGCGAGCTGGGCAAGGTGGCCCAGGACTCCCACCGCCTGGGTGAGGCGCTGACTTATCACCAGGAGGCCGTGCGGCGCGTTCAGCGGGCGCTGGGACCGGACACGCCCCGCGCCGCGGCGCCGCAGACGGCCCTGGGCGAGGCGTATCTCCAGGCGGGCAATCCCCGGGAGGCGCGGCGGGAGCTCACGCGCGCCTTGCGGCTCTGGGAAGCGGAGACCGGCACGGAAGGGGCCTCCGTCTCCGTCGCGCTGCGGCCCCTGGCGGAGCTGGAGCGGGGCCAGGGGGCGTTTCACCGGGCGCTCGAGCACTGTGCGCGGGCGCTGGAGGTGGATGAGCGGGTGCAAGGCCGTGAGGCACCGGATGTGGCGTTGGACCTCGCCTGCCTGGCGGAGGTGCACCTGGCCCAAGGGGAGTCCGCACGGGCCTTGCCGCTGTTGGAGCGGGCCCTCACGCTTCACACGCGCGCGCCGAAGGATCCATTGGAGGAGGGCTGGGCCTCCTTCCTGCTGGCCCGCGCCCTCTGGGCGCAGCGCGGGGAGGCGGAGCGGGCCCGGGCCCGCGCGCTGGCGGAAGCGGCCCGGAGCCAGATGGAAGGGTTGGGCCTCCGGGCCCGGGAGAGAGCCCGCCAGGTCGTGGCCTGGCAGCGGCAGGTGGAGGCACGGTGA
- a CDS encoding sigma-70 family RNA polymerase sigma factor, translating into MSEASNVGSFSALLMAHAVPQRRAALAQVPALEALLAPHCAAARAQWPGFSWSAERFLRHLARHLPEQPGEMLRQLHAADLYLACACAEGERLALHAFEQHVLQRVPSRLGALPAATVDEVLQVLRARLLLGRGEAPARIADYSGRGPLLAWVRIIATRVAAELVSQQGRQELFDEPPETLARMLAADDPERALLREDSRRVLLEALRQALGALPERERTLLRLHHLHGLTMDRLSAMYGESRSGVARRVAHARERLLALTHAELAGRLKLAGSELQSLLGLVRSRLDFNLHHLMEGV; encoded by the coding sequence GTGAGCGAGGCAAGCAACGTGGGATCTTTCTCGGCGCTGTTGATGGCGCATGCGGTGCCGCAGCGGCGCGCCGCGCTGGCGCAGGTGCCCGCGCTGGAGGCGCTGCTGGCGCCGCACTGCGCGGCGGCACGGGCCCAGTGGCCCGGCTTCTCCTGGAGCGCGGAGCGCTTCCTGCGCCACCTGGCCCGCCATCTGCCGGAGCAGCCCGGCGAGATGCTGCGCCAGCTCCACGCGGCGGACCTGTACCTGGCATGCGCGTGCGCGGAAGGGGAGCGGCTGGCGCTCCACGCCTTCGAGCAGCACGTCCTCCAGCGGGTGCCCTCGCGGCTGGGCGCGCTGCCGGCGGCCACCGTGGATGAGGTGTTGCAGGTGCTCCGGGCGCGGCTGCTGCTGGGGCGAGGGGAAGCCCCGGCCCGCATCGCCGACTACTCGGGACGGGGGCCGCTCCTGGCGTGGGTGCGCATCATCGCCACCCGCGTGGCCGCCGAGCTGGTGAGCCAGCAGGGCCGCCAGGAGCTCTTCGATGAGCCGCCCGAGACGCTGGCCCGGATGCTGGCGGCGGATGATCCGGAGCGCGCGTTGCTCCGGGAGGACTCGCGCCGGGTGCTCCTGGAGGCCCTGCGGCAGGCCCTGGGGGCCCTGCCCGAGCGCGAGCGGACCCTGCTGCGCTTGCACCACCTGCATGGCCTCACCATGGACCGGCTCTCGGCAATGTATGGCGAGTCCCGCTCGGGCGTGGCCCGCCGCGTGGCCCATGCGCGGGAGCGGCTGTTGGCCCTCACGCACGCGGAGCTGGCGGGGCGGTTGAAATTGGCGGGTTCCGAACTGCAGAGCCTGCTGGGCCTGGTGCGGAGCCGGTTGGACTTCAACCTGCACCACCTGATGGAAGGGGTCTGA
- a CDS encoding DEAD/DEAH box helicase codes for MSVTAELLEAVREEARPDTWSAGMALARSGAVSVQAIGAEEAVLKVRAAGRPAPVTTVLYPEDDIWECDCKGRVDPCEHVVAAALVLHHSVSQRAPRAPAATRPAAPAAPARPGAVPKPERMVYRFKRVDGGLQLERLLVRPDNTARLLARSLASLLQNPVEAARIQVEKCDLLADKLLARPTRGALPPERLEALLRVLEPARTVLFEGALVSVSSEPLLPRVTVEDRGEQTVLKVEKDPRITEVVCPGVVVCGGALCRLGEQTLTGARLEHLPQERVFSPAQMGDLTGKVLPDFARRMPVDVKSQRLPPIDRTLKPRISVELNQLDSGLSVLPTLVYGSPPTVRIDNGRMVYLKGAVPVRDEGAEQKLIHELRDELNMVPGRRVTVQGKEAVQLADKLRRWRGGLTGDAARVVSPHVQLRPTLSVESGASPSGVPQVGFSLDFQVEGAGPGAPRTVDAGAVMRAWEEGLGLVPLEGGGWAPLPTAWLKTHGQRVADLLSARGKDGRIANHALPQLTGLCDALEHPPPPGLERLAPLVKGFEKLPEARLPKDLTASLRPYQVQGVSWLTFLRQAGLGGVLADDMGLGKTLQTICTLGPGTLVVAPTSVLPNWEAELKRFRPSLKVSVYHGPGRSLDEAADVTLTTYALLRLDAEVLGAKAWDTVVLDEAQAIKNPDSQVARAAYGLQAAFRVALSGTPIENRLEELWSLMHFTNQGLLGGRKEFEERWARPVADNQKGAAEQLRARIRPFVLRRLKRDVAPELPPRTESVRHVTLSEQERAVYDTVYAATREEVVSQLEEGGSVLKALEALLRLRQAACHPALVPGQQAKTSSKVQALVEALSTAVEDGHKALVFSQWTSLLDLIEPALREAGIAFIRLDGSTANRGGVAASFQAPEGPPVMLISLKAGATGLNLTAADHVFLVDPWWNPSVEAQAADRAHRIGQQRPVMVYRLVSQGTVEEKILTLQEKKRALFEAALGGASGATAITRADLMELLD; via the coding sequence ATGTCTGTGACCGCGGAGCTACTCGAAGCCGTCCGGGAAGAAGCCCGCCCGGACACCTGGTCTGCTGGAATGGCCCTGGCCCGCTCGGGCGCCGTCTCGGTGCAGGCCATCGGCGCGGAAGAGGCCGTCCTGAAGGTGCGGGCCGCGGGCCGCCCCGCCCCCGTCACCACCGTGCTCTACCCGGAGGACGACATCTGGGAGTGTGACTGCAAGGGCCGGGTAGACCCGTGCGAGCACGTGGTCGCGGCGGCCCTCGTACTCCACCACTCGGTCTCCCAGCGCGCCCCCCGTGCCCCCGCCGCGACTCGGCCCGCGGCGCCCGCGGCCCCGGCCCGGCCTGGAGCCGTGCCCAAGCCGGAGCGCATGGTGTACCGCTTCAAGCGCGTGGACGGCGGGTTGCAGCTCGAACGCCTGCTGGTGCGCCCCGACAACACGGCCCGGCTGCTGGCGCGCAGCCTGGCCTCGCTGCTGCAGAACCCCGTGGAGGCGGCACGGATTCAGGTGGAGAAGTGCGACCTGCTCGCGGACAAGCTGCTCGCGCGGCCCACGCGGGGTGCGCTCCCACCCGAGCGGCTGGAGGCGCTGCTGCGCGTGCTGGAGCCAGCGCGCACCGTGCTCTTCGAGGGGGCGCTGGTGTCCGTCTCCAGCGAGCCCCTGCTGCCGCGCGTCACCGTGGAGGACCGGGGCGAGCAGACGGTGCTCAAGGTGGAGAAGGATCCGCGCATCACCGAGGTGGTGTGCCCCGGGGTGGTGGTGTGCGGCGGCGCGCTGTGCCGGCTCGGCGAGCAGACCCTCACGGGGGCCCGGCTGGAGCACCTGCCCCAGGAGCGCGTCTTCTCGCCCGCGCAGATGGGAGACCTCACCGGCAAGGTGCTGCCAGACTTCGCGCGGCGCATGCCGGTGGATGTGAAGAGTCAGCGGCTGCCGCCCATCGACCGCACGCTCAAGCCTCGCATCTCCGTGGAGCTCAACCAGCTCGACTCCGGCCTCTCGGTGCTGCCCACGCTGGTGTACGGCTCGCCGCCCACGGTGCGCATCGACAACGGGCGCATGGTGTACCTGAAAGGCGCGGTGCCCGTGCGCGACGAGGGCGCCGAGCAGAAGCTCATCCACGAGCTGCGCGACGAGCTGAACATGGTGCCCGGCCGGCGCGTGACGGTGCAGGGCAAGGAGGCCGTGCAGCTCGCCGACAAGCTGCGGCGCTGGCGCGGCGGCCTCACCGGGGACGCGGCGCGCGTGGTGAGCCCCCACGTGCAGCTGCGCCCTACCCTCTCGGTGGAATCCGGCGCCTCCCCGTCCGGTGTGCCCCAGGTGGGCTTCTCCCTCGACTTCCAGGTGGAGGGGGCCGGACCCGGCGCGCCGCGCACCGTGGATGCGGGGGCGGTGATGCGTGCCTGGGAGGAAGGGCTGGGGCTGGTGCCGCTGGAAGGAGGCGGATGGGCGCCCCTGCCCACCGCGTGGCTGAAGACGCACGGCCAGCGTGTGGCGGACCTGCTGTCGGCACGTGGAAAGGACGGGCGCATCGCCAACCACGCGCTCCCCCAGCTCACCGGGCTGTGTGATGCGCTGGAGCACCCGCCCCCGCCCGGGCTCGAACGGCTGGCGCCGCTGGTGAAGGGCTTCGAGAAGCTGCCAGAGGCGCGGCTGCCGAAGGACCTCACCGCCTCGTTGCGCCCCTACCAGGTGCAGGGCGTGAGCTGGCTCACCTTCCTGCGGCAGGCAGGCCTGGGCGGCGTGCTCGCCGACGACATGGGCCTGGGCAAGACGCTTCAGACGATCTGCACGCTGGGGCCTGGCACCTTGGTGGTGGCGCCCACGAGCGTGCTGCCCAACTGGGAGGCGGAGCTGAAGCGCTTCCGTCCCTCGCTGAAGGTCTCCGTCTACCACGGCCCCGGCCGCTCGCTGGATGAGGCGGCCGACGTGACGCTCACCACCTATGCCCTGTTGCGTCTGGACGCGGAGGTGCTCGGGGCGAAGGCGTGGGACACGGTGGTGCTGGACGAGGCCCAGGCCATCAAGAACCCGGACAGCCAGGTGGCGCGCGCAGCCTACGGGCTGCAGGCCGCCTTCCGGGTGGCCCTGAGCGGCACCCCCATCGAGAACCGGCTGGAGGAGCTCTGGAGCCTCATGCACTTCACCAACCAGGGGCTGCTCGGAGGGCGGAAGGAGTTCGAGGAGCGGTGGGCGCGGCCCGTCGCGGACAACCAGAAGGGCGCGGCCGAGCAGCTGCGCGCACGCATCCGCCCCTTCGTGCTGCGCCGGCTCAAGCGGGACGTGGCGCCCGAGCTTCCGCCGCGCACCGAGTCCGTGCGGCACGTCACTCTCAGCGAGCAGGAGCGGGCCGTCTACGACACGGTGTATGCCGCCACGCGCGAGGAGGTGGTCTCCCAGCTCGAAGAGGGCGGCAGCGTGCTGAAGGCGCTGGAGGCGCTCCTGCGGCTGCGCCAGGCGGCGTGCCATCCCGCGCTCGTGCCCGGCCAGCAGGCGAAGACGTCCTCCAAGGTGCAGGCGCTGGTGGAGGCGCTCAGCACCGCCGTGGAGGACGGGCACAAGGCGCTCGTCTTCTCGCAGTGGACCTCCCTGCTGGATCTCATCGAGCCGGCGCTGCGGGAGGCAGGCATCGCCTTCATCCGGCTGGATGGGAGCACGGCGAACCGTGGCGGCGTGGCCGCCTCCTTCCAGGCTCCGGAGGGCCCGCCGGTGATGCTGATCTCGCTCAAGGCGGGCGCCACGGGGCTCAACCTCACGGCGGCGGACCACGTCTTCCTGGTGGACCCGTGGTGGAACCCGTCCGTGGAGGCGCAGGCCGCCGACCGCGCGCACCGCATTGGCCAGCAGCGGCCCGTCATGGTGTACCGGCTGGTGTCCCAGGGCACGGTGGAGGAGAAGATCCTGACCCTTCAGGAGAAGAAGCGGGCCCTCTTCGAGGCGGCGCTCGGCGGGGCCTCGGGGGCCACCGCCATCACCCGGGCGGATCTGATGGAGCTGCTGGACTGA